The window CTTCTGCGCCGGCGTGGTCCGGGCCATCGATACCGTCGAGCGCGCTTTGGCGATCCACGGCGCCCCGGTCTATGTCCGGCATGAAATCGTCCATAACAAATATGTGGTGGACAGCCTGCGCACCAAGGGCGCGATTTTCGTCGAGGAATTGGCCGAAATCCCCGACAATACCTCCGCTCCGGTGGTGTTTTCGGCCCATGGCGTGCCGAAATCGGTCCCGGCCGACGCCAAGCAGCGCAATTTCTTCTCGCTGGACGCGACCTGCCCGCTGGTCACCAAGGTGCACCGCGAGGCCGCGATCCATTTCAAGCGTGGCCGCGAGATCCTGCTGATCGGGCATTCGCACCATCCGGAAGTGGTCGGCACCCTCGGCCAGCTGCCGGCCGGCGCGGTGATGCTGATCGAGACCGCGCAGGACGCCGCGACCTTCACGCCGAAGGATCCCGACAACCTGGCTTTCGTGACCCAGACGACGCTGTCGATCGACGACACCGCGGAAATCGTCGCGATGCTGAAGCAGCGCTTCCCGAACATCTCCGGGCCGCACAAGGAAGACATCTGCTACGCCACCACCAACCGCCAGCTGGCGGTGAAGAAGGTGGCGCCGGTGGTCGATGCCCTGATCGTGGTCGGCGCGCCGAATTCGTCGAATTCGCAGCGGCTGCGCGAAGTCGCCGAGCGCGAGGGCTGCAAGGTTTCGGTACTGGCGCAGCGCGCCTCCGACCTCGACTGGAGCATGTTCGACGGCATCCAGAGCCTCGGCATCACCGCGGGCGCCTCGGCGCCGGAAGTGATCGTCGAGGAAATCATGGGCGCCTTCGCCGAGCGCTACGAACTGCTGGTGGAGACGGTGTCGGCCGCGGAAGAAAACGAATTCTTCCCGCTGCCGCGTTCGCTGCGCCCCGACGCGGCGTAACTTCCATGGCGGTCTATACCGACGTCGCCGCCGATGAGCTCGCGGAATTCCTCGCCGCATACGATATCGGCGAGGTGCTGTCCTACAAGGGTATCGCCGAAGGCGTCGAGAACTCGAACTTCCTGCTGCACACCACGGCCGGCTCGTTCTTCCTGACGCTGTACGAAAAGCGCACCAAGGTCGACGATCTGCCGTTCTTCCTCGGTCTGATGGCGCATCTGGCCTCGCACGGCATTACCTGCCCGCAGCCGGTGAAGATGCGCGACGGCGCGATGCTCGGCACCCTGGCCGGACGGCCCGCGGCGATCATCGATTTCCTCGAAGGCGTCTGGCCGCGCAAGCCG is drawn from Nitrobacteraceae bacterium AZCC 2146 and contains these coding sequences:
- a CDS encoding 4-hydroxy-3-methylbut-2-enyl diphosphate reductase (product_source=KO:K03527; cog=COG0761; ko=KO:K03527; pfam=PF02401; superfamily=51366; tigrfam=TIGR00216) — translated: MQAKPPLKIVLCSPRGFCAGVVRAIDTVERALAIHGAPVYVRHEIVHNKYVVDSLRTKGAIFVEELAEIPDNTSAPVVFSAHGVPKSVPADAKQRNFFSLDATCPLVTKVHREAAIHFKRGREILLIGHSHHPEVVGTLGQLPAGAVMLIETAQDAATFTPKDPDNLAFVTQTTLSIDDTAEIVAMLKQRFPNISGPHKEDICYATTNRQLAVKKVAPVVDALIVVGAPNSSNSQRLREVAEREGCKVSVLAQRASDLDWSMFDGIQSLGITAGASAPEVIVEEIMGAFAERYELLVETVSAAEENEFFPLPRSLRPDAA